GACCTAATTTTACAAACAagcttttaaaatatttttcaaatacctATTATGCCCTAAGTTGTATGGAGTCCAAAATGATGACCTTCAAACAATTTTTCGTCCTCAAAGAGATTTGTTCAAATCTTTAGCAACTGTTTCTTAATAACTATTTTGTTATTAGGGATTATtttatttgagaaaaaaaaaagtggaagaGGCAACTGATATGGTTACCTCGCAGTAAagtgttggaaaaaaaaaacccataaaattaatttgtgtttaatttactATATTTCTattaacttttattttggttattttgctttagttttgtTGATAGAGTTAATTTGGTCTTTTTATCCActtttgattgacaaagagAGTTTTGTTAGTAGGTAGTTTAGATGACGTTAAGGTATTAGGATTGTCATCTTTCAATTATCATTCAATaaatttttaggttttttttcatgtttttggtgGAATCCAATTTATTACTTGTTTTTTAAGATTTTTATTTGCTATCCTTCTCTTCGTCATGCTGTATCAACATGATTGATAGATCTCGCTTTTAAGgtatattattaaaaactaagtTAATGTGTTATAATTTAAATAAGATAGTAACTTTACGTGATTGTGTTTAAGAATGACCGAAAAATTGTTTAGCTACATTGAAGCAAATGAGAAAATTCAACtaataaaatagaaagaaaCATGCATCagccaaacacacacacacacacacacacacaacatcattaaaagaaaaaactaaataaaCAGTAAATGACAAAGCCCATGTCGATGATCACTAGCAAGCTAGCCATTGTACGAGTCCGCACATGCACTCACACAAAGACTCATAACCTTAACCTAAGTACAGACAGTTgtaatttgagagaaaaaacaTGCAATTAAATACATAAACCATTAACTACGTAACGGATAGGGATGCACACAGACACGTGCATACATTATTGTGATTCTTATTGTTGAGTAGAAGTATTCGATCTGGGCGGTGTCATGATGATTTCTAATTAAGCATAGTCGCAAAACCCTTTGTCACAGGAAATGCCTATCTTGCAATGGTTGAAACACTTGCCACGGTTTTGATTGTCGGACATTGGTTTGACACAATGAGAGTTGCAGCATATCTCTGACATTTCGCATCTCTTCCCACAAACCCCGTAGTTGAGTGCGTCTGCCCTCATATCCGTACAAACATTGTTCATCAATCACGCCCTAGGCTACCTTCAGTGGCACTACAAACAAGAGGGTTTTGGCCACATCCTCCCCTACCCGCCGGAGTCTTCGAGGCCAGGAACCGGCTTCTTGATGCCGCTGCTTGGTGGTTATTTGGTCTTGCAGAGAGAGTAATGGTTATTAAATGAGCAATActcaaatcaaatttcaaaatgatGGAGCTATGTAACAGTAGACAACAAGTGGGTACATAGATGAATATATGGTTACACAAATGTTTATAAGTACGGACATACGGTACACAAAAATACATAAGTACAAATATTTAGGTACATCGATgaattttaaaaacatatagGTATATATGCATGTCCTTTAACGAAAAGGATACCCATTTTTTGGCATATGCTGTTTTAACTGTCTCATTGTTCGATCATATCCTGGGGGCCAATGCAACATAGACATGATCTCATCCAATTAGATGCCCGACTGGCTTTTTCTTTCCAACTTAATTTCCTTCTAATTAACATACGTAAAGTACCAAACTAATCAAATCGAGCGGTGAAAATGATCTCCAAATAAgaacttaattaattaaatgggAAATAATAATTCCCCTCATaattaagagagagaaagagatccACTTAGTTCGTAAGAACCGGCCTCTAATACCAGGTAGAAATGAGAGAATTTAACAAAGGGGTTTTCAATTAGTCCTTTCAAAAGATTAGAATTTCAAAAAAATCTGGTGCTagattacatattcaatttaatcccttaaagtgtacttttattaaaatttatattctatttctgttATTTAATGGCtccacattaaaattttaattttattaatatgcacatattaGTTCTTTGAACATAAATGAGAAATTATTAAATGAAATTAGTGACAcataaatatgtaaatatataaGTATACAAATGACTGTAACGAAATGTTTGTACCaacatatattataatgaacctaaatatatgtaccgaaatatattatattgaattaatgtacctaaatttTAATACCGaaatgtcacatcctggcccggggtccaccaccgtagcactatattgtccgctttgggccccgaccacgccctcacagttttgtttttgcgaactcacgagcaacttcccagtgggtcacccatcatgagagtgctctggccaccttctcacttaacttcggagttctgacggaacccgaagccagagagctcccaaaatgcctcgtgctaggtagggataggaatatatatttaaggattactcccctggacgatgtgcgatgttacaatccacccccctttaagggcccgacgtcctcgtcggcacacttccaaccaggattggctctgatactatTTTGTCACATCCTAACTCgaggcggaccacttcccgggcccgctccaccaccgtaacacgatattgtccactttgggccctgaccacgctttcatggttttgtttatgggaactcacgaggaacttcttagtgggtcacccatcatgggagtgctctggccaccttctcgcttaacttcggagttctgatggaacccgaagccagtgagttgtaacatcccacatcgcccaggggagtgatccttaaatgtatattttcatccctacctagcacgagaccttttaggagctcactggctttgggttccatcgaaactccgaagttaagcgagtagcgcacgaggtcactcccatgatgggtgacccattggaaagtactcgtgtgagttcccaaaaacaaaaccgtaagggtgtggtcggggcccaaagctgacaatatcatgctacggtgatggagcgggcccgggaagtgatctgacccgggccgagatgtgacagaaatgtgtgtaccgaaacgtacgtaccaaaatgtattatattgaattaatgtaccgaaatgtattatattgaagtaatgtacctatatatttgtataaatggatATACCGAaaatgaattaatgtacctaaatgaagattACACAAATTGTATCggaatatattatataaaaaaaaactagtttacCTAAATGCAGAcatcaaaatatattatgatgaatgaactgaaaatgaaaattaaatgtattaatacattaaaaataggaaataaaagaaataaaacatcaaaatataattaacaaATGAGATGATTAAATGTCTCAGGGACTAAAGTTAGATTTTAATCTTACACAAGGTTATAGTCTAAAActcattttttttaaggattaaatttattaaaacaGTATCTTGGAGTACAAAGCAAGATTTCTTAACATACTAAAATTACGAAACACACAAGAATAGGGAAACACAATACTAACCCTAAGAGGAAACTGAATCCGGGTCGGATCCTCCTTCTCTAACAAATTACGTATTCTTTAGGTACATTGTAATAAAGGAAATAATCAATTAATaacaaacaataattaattggccAAGCCTCCATCAGATGGTAACCTGAATAATTTCAAGTATAGTTGTACCCCCCAAACACTCATTGCAATATATAGATCGAGTAGAATAATTTATCTGCTGATGGCATCATGAAGACATCATAATTATCATGCGTAGCTGCACATCCCATAGACACATGAACTGCCTTTCTTGCACTTTTTGTTGCAGCTCCCACAATTTTTCTTGTCAGACCTAGGGTTCACACACTTGCCTTTGCAGCATGTCTCCCCGTACTTGCATTTCTTCCCGCACTTGCCACAGTTTACTCTGTCTGTGTTCGTATCCACGCATTTCTTCTTGCAGCAATCTCGCCCTGCGCTGCCCGTCGCCCGACAAACTCTAGGGTATTTGTCGCATGTGGGCACAGCGGCCCGAGAGGCAAGGAAGCGGCTTCTTCCGGTAAGAGAAGTAGTTTTTTCTGACTGCATGCTTTTGGTTGCATCATCTGTATCATTATTATCCTCGTCCAAGAACGATTCTTCTTGGTCCGGTGTTGCGGAGAGAGTAATGGCTAAAGCCATTAGCATGGCAAGCAGAAGAAAAACCTTGAAGGCTTTCATGATGTTTTGTTTGCGTAGTCGGGTGTATTTTATGTATAAGGGGAGAGATTTCTGAAGGAAGAGAAGATGGTGATGAAGGTATGTATGAATGTTTTGGATGAAGAAGCATATAGGGTTGGAGTATTTATAGAGAAGAATGAGAGGGGGCTATGGATGGtattaatttcataatttgtgtgAGTATTCATCTACTTAATGGGTTGGTCTAAATCAAAGGGCTACGAAGAGTTTAAGTAAACAAAGTTAGGCTTCCAAAGAAACTTTGTACTCCAAATTAATTAGGTGGATATGGACttatggagaagaagaagagatagaAATTTACTTATGATAAAGTAGGCAGGTTAGGCGCTGTGGTGTTCTTATTCGCTTGGGTTGATCACactcatgcatgcataatattgcATATATGTTGGTGCATACGTGAGCTCAAGCCCGCCTTCTTGTTATTTCAGGGGTCCAAGAAACCAAAGTTAGTCCATTCTCCAAAAGGGGAAACCGTTACAGAAGCACTTGTGGAGCCTCTATGTtgacattttcttcttctttagtATACTTTTGGAATCACATAACTGACCATTGACCAATATGTATGAACGAAGAAGCTTCCGGGAGAGTACCACACTATCCAATTCGAATTCGTTGGCTTAGATTTTTGGTTCTGCGCATAACAAAATATAcatttaaacacatttcaaCTATAagttttatataaaaacaaaaacgctttatatatatatatatatatatatatataattataatcaTGCTCTAAGTAAATTCTAATCTTTCCACTAAATCTTCTTCTAAACTATTTGAGTTTGAAATGAGATTTTCTAAAGTGTAAAGTTGTAAgcaatactttttttttagtacatcgatatttttacactaggggGAATGGGAGtttggctaagccacacaatgggcaacctaatttgttATCGAAATCGTCATCCAAGagaggtatatatatatacatgatctAATTTTTTGGCATATGTTGTTTTAACTAGTTTTAACTGTCTCATTGTTTGATcataaatacaaatatttaCGTACATAGATgaattttaaaaacatatagGTATATATACATGTCCTTTAACGAAAAGGATACCCATTTTTTGGCATATGCTGTTTTAACTAGTTTTAACTCTCTCATTGTTCGATCATATCCTGGGGGCCAATGCAACATAGACATGATCTCATCCAATTAGATGCCCGACTGGCTTACAAATTAATTTCCTTCTAATTAACATACGTACAGTACCAAACTAATCAAATCGAGCGGTGAAAATGATCTCCAAATAAgaacttaattaattaaatgggAAATAATAATTCCCCTCATaattgagagagaaagagatccACTTAGTTCGTAAGAACCGGTCTCTAATACCAGGTAGAAATGAGAGAATTTAATAAGGGGGTTTTCAACATTAGtccttgcaaaaaattagaatttcaaaAAAACATGATGCTagattacatattcaatttaatcccttaaagtgtacttttattaaaatttatattctatttctggtaTTTAATGTCTtcacattaaaattttaattttaattttattaatatgcacatattagttatttcaattataaatgaacataaatgagaaaatattaaatgaaATTAGTGacacatatatatgtaaatacatAAGTATACAAATGacagtaccgaaatgtattatattgaattaatgtacctaaatttTAATATTGAAATGTGTGTACTGAAACGtacgtaccaaaatgtattatattgaattaaagtaccaaaatgtattatgttgatgcacaaaatcagtgaggactttggtacaacataaagtgttaagtttatgaccttcgctagattgctccactcactagtgtggataagtatgtaaatggatagagacagggaagcaaacacaagatgtatgtggttcacccagattggctacgtccacagagtagaggagttctcattaattgtgaagggtttacacaagtacataggttcaagctctccttgagtgagtactagtgaatgatttagtacaaatgacattacgaaatattgtgggagaatgatctccttttatagaagagagtttctagctttgttttgacattgacacgtgtcgtgttgtgattggcttctaatgttgacacgtatcgcgctgtgattggcttctgatgtcgacacgtgtcgcactgtgattggcctcctggttgaagggaaactcttctgggtccttgacagtataaagTTGACCGGTACTCAGTAATtttaggattggtcaagtatggtacaaacatattaTATTGAAGTAATGTACCTATATATTTGTATAGATGGATGTactgaaatatatcaaatgaattaatgtacctaaatgaagattGCACAAATTGTATCggaatatattatataaaaaaaaattagtttacctaaatgtagacatcaaaatatattatgatgaatgaaatgaaaattaaatgtattaatacattaaaaataggaaataaaaaggaaataaaacattaaaatataattaacaaatgagatgattaaatgtctcggggactaaaattagattttaatctTACACAAGGTTGTAGactaaaactcatcttttttaagGATTAAGATGAAGTTTTCTAATTTAATAATTGTACTTATTTATTAAAACAGTAACTTGGAGTACAAAGCAAGATTTCTTAACATACTAAAATTACAAAGCACACAAGAACAAGGAAACACAATACTAACCCTAAGAGGAAACTGAATCCGGGTCGGATCCTCCTTCTCTAACAAATTACGTATTCATTAGGTACATtgtaataaaagaaataatcaattaataataaacaataattaattggccAAGCCTCCATATGGTAACCTGAAGAATTTCAAGTATAGTTGTACCCCCCAGACACTATCATTGCAATATATAGATCGAGTAGAATAATTTATCTGCTGATGGCATCATGAAGACATCATAATTATCATGCGTAGCTGCACATCCCATAGACACATGAACTGCCTTTCTTGCACTTGTTGTTGCAGCTCCCACAATTTTTCTTGTCAGACCTAGGGTTCACACACTTGCCTTTGCAGCATGTCTCCCCGTACTTGCATTTCTTCCCGCACTTGCCACAGTTTACTCTGTCTGTGTTCGTATCCACGCATTTCTTCTTGCAGCAATCTCGCCCTGCGCTGCCCGTCGCCCGACAAACTCTAGGGTATTTGTCGCATGTGGGCACAGCGGCCCGAGAGGCAAGGAAGCGGCTTCTTCCGATAAGAGAAGTAGTTTTTTCTGACTGCATGCTTTTGGTTGCATCATCTGTATCATTATTATCCTCGTCCAAGAACGATTCTTCTTGGTCCGGTGTTGCGGAGAGAGTAATGGCTAAAGCCATTAGCATGGCAAGCAGAAGAAAAACCTTGAAGGCTTTCATGATGTTTTGTTTGCGTAGTCGGGTGTATTTTATGTATAAAGGGAGAGATTTCTGAAGGAAGAGAAGATGGTGATGAAGGTATGTATGAATGTTTTGGATGAAGAAGCATATAGGGTTGGAGTATTTATAGAGAAGAATGAGAGGGGGCTATGGATGGtattaatttcataatttgtgtgAGTATTCATCTACTTAATGGGTTGGTCTAAATCAAAGGGCTACGAAGCGTTTAAGTAAACAAAGTTAGGCTTCCAAAGAAACTTTGTACTCCAAATTAATTAGGTGGATATGGACTTATGGAGAAGAAGATAGAAATTTACTTATGATAAAGTAGGCAGGTTAGGCGCTGTGGTGTTCTTATTCGCTTGGGTTGATCACactcatgcatgcataatattgcATATATGTTGGTGCCTACGTGAGCCCAAGCCCGCCTTCTTGTTATTTCAGGGGTCCAAGAAACCAAAGTTAGTCCACTCTACAAAAGGGGAAACCGTTACAGAAGCACTTGTGGAGCCTCTATGTTGACATTTTCTGCTTCTTTAGTATACTTTTGGAATCACATAACTGACCATTGACCAATATGTATGAACGAAGAAGCTTCCAGGAGAGTGACCACACCATCCAATTCGAATTCGTTAGCTTAGATTTGGTTCTGTGCATAACAAAATATAcatttaaacacatttcaaCTATATGTAAACTACTTGAGTTTGAAATGTGTTTTTCTAAAGTGTAAAGTTCTAAGCAAtacatttttttagtacatcaatatttttacatcAGGGGGAgagggagttcggctaagccacacaatgggcagcctaatttggtatcgaattcgtcatccacgagattcgaacctaagacctttcacttctAAACGAAGAGGAAtattactagaccgtagtacatttagatatttttaaaataatttttcttcatCCGTATCTTTATGCTGTATTGGTTTTAGGTCGcaagtcaatttttttttctttgcgcCATTTCAATCACTTCAGTTTTTGTAGTTTGATGGTTCGAT
This genomic interval from Malus domestica chromosome 05, GDT2T_hap1 contains the following:
- the LOC139196298 gene encoding stigma-specific STIG1-like protein 1 → MALAITLSATPDQEESFLDEDNNDTDDATKSMQSEKTTSLIGRSRFLASRAAVPTCDKYPRVCRATGSAGRDCCKKKCVDTNTDRVNCGKCGKKCKYGETCCKGKCVNPRSDKKNCGSCNNKCKKGSSCVYGMCSYA
- the LOC139196599 gene encoding stigma-specific STIG1-like protein 3; amino-acid sequence: MKAFKVFLLLAMLMALAITLSATPDQEESFLDEDNNDTDDATKSMQSEKTTSLTGRSRFLASRAAVPTCDKYPRVCRATGSAGRDCCKKKCVDTNTDRVNCGKCGKKCKYGETCCKGKCVNPRSDKKNCGSCNKKCKKGSSCVYGMCSYA